The Sulfolobus islandicus Y.N.15.51 sequence TTTTCCCGTACTAGTCTTAGGAAGCTCTACTTCTAAAATTATAATCTTATCTGGAACCCACCATTTTGGAATAGCGCCTTGGCTTACAAATTTATTTAGATGCTGCATTATGTCATTTTCAGTTAATTTTCCCTTATATTCTTGTTTAGGAGCTACAATTGCAACTGGTCTTTCTACCCACTTTTCGTGTTTAGCGGCTATTACTGCGACCTCAGCCACTCCAGGATGTGTGGATATTAAATCCTCAAGCCTAGTACTAGGTATCCACTCTCCTCCGCTCTTTATGACGTCTTTTACTCTATCTATATAAGCAATGTATCCTTCTTCATCCCAGATCGCTAAATCTCCAGTGTGAAGCCATTCTCCTCTCCAAGTCTCCTCTGTCTTCTTAGGATCTTTATAATACCCTCTGGTCATCCACGGTGCTCTAACTACTATCTCGCCCATGGTTTTCCCATCTTTAGGAACATCTTTCATATCTGGGTCTACAACTCTAATGAAAACTAATGGAGCCGGTCTTCCTGCTCTATATAAAATGTATTCCTCTTTCTTCTCTTCCGACCAGTTCTCCATTTTAGGTTTGAAAGTTAAACCTCCCATCAGAGGGGCAGTTTCAGTCATTCCCATTCCTTGAGATATTAATATCCCTTTCTTCTTAGCCTCCTCATATAAACCCTTAGGAATTGCTTGCCCAGCAACAATAAATTTAAATCCTCTTAGATCATAGTTTGCCAATTCTGGACTGTTAATAATCAAATAAAGCATAGTTGGGACTCCTGCAGTATATGTTACCCCTTCCTCTTTAATTATCCTTATAATGTAATTCCAGTCATATCTTCCTGGATATACGGATTTCATTCCCAATAATAAAGAGGAGTAAGGAGATCCCCATCCATGAGCATGAAACAAAGGCGGTATCTGTAACCAAACATCTTTATGAGTTAAGTTTAAGGGTGGTGCATTCCATACACCAGCATTTACTACAATACTATGGAGCACCATATCCCTATGTCTGAAATACGTTCCCTTAGGTAAACCAGTAGTCCCAGAGGTGAACACTAAGGTAGCAATAGTATTTTCGTCAAGTTCTGGAGGAGTATAATTTGGGTCTCCTTCTCTACTTAACTTCTCATATTCATAAACTTCAACATTTGATAACTTTACG is a genomic window containing:
- a CDS encoding long-chain-fatty-acid--CoA ligase gives rise to the protein MVSPIYDYQLTIDKIIEWAAYAYPDQEIVYAPPKAPKVRLTYSKLYERARRMGSVLSQFKIKQGDKENLGTRIGVMDWNTSRFLELYYAIPMSGAVMHTVNVRLSPEEMAHTINVAEDEIIFTNEDFLPLLSSLLPKLPTVKKVIVMSDKNEDINVKLSNVEVYEYEKLSREGDPNYTPPELDENTIATLVFTSGTTGLPKGTYFRHRDMVLHSIVVNAGVWNAPPLNLTHKDVWLQIPPLFHAHGWGSPYSSLLLGMKSVYPGRYDWNYIIRIIKEEGVTYTAGVPTMLYLIINSPELANYDLRGFKFIVAGQAIPKGLYEEAKKKGILISQGMGMTETAPLMGGLTFKPKMENWSEEKKEEYILYRAGRPAPLVFIRVVDPDMKDVPKDGKTMGEIVVRAPWMTRGYYKDPKKTEETWRGEWLHTGDLAIWDEEGYIAYIDRVKDVIKSGGEWIPSTRLEDLISTHPGVAEVAVIAAKHEKWVERPVAIVAPKQEYKGKLTENDIMQHLNKFVSQGAIPKWWVPDKIIILEVELPKTSTGKTDKKALRDKYSNILSQK